The following proteins come from a genomic window of Mariniflexile sp. TRM1-10:
- a CDS encoding SDR family oxidoreductase, with protein MKKPNKFPEQKQSQPGEEHRMVPKPELIRKNYQGSGKLKDKVAIVTGGDSGIGASAVLHFAQEGADIVLIYLKETKDANAIKEQVEKIGRKCILIKKDLTDEKNCVSSVEACIKEFGKLNIVVNNAAMQFPQDSLTDVSKKQLQKTFETNIYPYFYLTKAALKYLNSGDVIINTSSVTAYRGSKHLVDYASTKGAIVSFTRSLSAQLAKNGIRVNGVAPGPIWTPLIPASFDDVTDFGQDTPMGRAGQPSEVGPAYVFLASEDGSYITGQFIHINGGEIIGG; from the coding sequence ATGAAAAAGCCAAATAAGTTTCCGGAACAAAAACAGTCCCAACCGGGTGAAGAACATAGAATGGTTCCCAAGCCAGAATTGATACGCAAAAACTACCAAGGATCAGGAAAATTAAAAGATAAAGTTGCTATTGTAACTGGTGGGGATAGTGGGATAGGTGCTAGCGCAGTGTTGCATTTTGCTCAAGAAGGCGCAGATATAGTACTGATTTATTTAAAAGAAACTAAAGATGCGAATGCCATCAAAGAGCAAGTTGAAAAAATAGGTAGAAAATGCATTCTTATTAAAAAGGATTTAACAGACGAAAAAAATTGTGTGTCTAGTGTAGAAGCATGTATTAAGGAGTTTGGGAAGCTAAACATTGTAGTAAACAATGCAGCCATGCAGTTTCCTCAAGATTCCTTAACAGATGTAAGTAAAAAACAATTGCAGAAGACCTTTGAGACTAATATCTATCCGTATTTTTATTTAACCAAAGCAGCGTTAAAATACTTAAATAGTGGTGATGTTATAATAAATACGAGTTCTGTAACAGCATATAGAGGAAGTAAACACCTTGTAGATTATGCGAGTACAAAAGGTGCTATAGTAAGTTTTACAAGGTCATTATCGGCTCAATTGGCCAAGAATGGAATTCGTGTCAATGGAGTTGCTCCAGGCCCTATTTGGACGCCGCTTATCCCAGCCAGTTTTGATGATGTAACCGATTTTGGTCAAGATACTCCAATGGGTAGAGCAGGCCAACCCAGTGAGGTAGGACCTGCCTATGTTTTTTTAGCAAGCGAAGATGGCAGTTATATTACAGGGCAATTTATTCATATTAACGGTGGCGAAATTATTGGAGGTTAA
- a CDS encoding GH3 family domain-containing protein, with product MNIIGNIIKGAIELTEKLTPTSNPQKKQKEVLNHLLVTAKNTAFGKFYDFKAILESNDAQKKFAENIPYFDYNTIHEQWWSKIHEGHTNVTWPENPSYYALSSGTTGKTSKYIPVTQAMVESIKSTGIAQILALSNFNLPASFFEKSILMLGSSTDLVKKEEHLEGEISGISARNIPSWFRGYYKPGEDIAQIKDWDTRIHQIAQHAKDWDIGALSGIPPWIELMLAEVIFYNKAKNIHEIWPNLEVYTSGGVAFGPYEKSFNALLGRPITVIDTYLASEGFIAFQTRPETDAMQLATNHSIYFEFVPFSPDYITEEGSLKPHAPALTIDDVELNKEYVLVISTVAGAWRYVIGDTIEFTDIERAEIKITGRTKFFLNTVGSQLSVNKLDDAIKYLEESFDIEIKEYTICAKRYDGEFYHSWYLGTVEDIKPDLLAKSLDDYLKEANKNYGVARSKALKGVKVKTVPSAIFYEWNAVNKKKGGQVKMERVMSEEKFTEWELFVENN from the coding sequence ATGAATATCATAGGAAACATAATTAAAGGCGCTATAGAGTTAACGGAAAAATTAACGCCAACATCCAACCCTCAAAAAAAACAAAAAGAGGTATTAAATCATTTATTAGTGACAGCCAAAAATACAGCTTTTGGTAAATTTTATGATTTTAAGGCTATCTTGGAGTCGAATGATGCTCAAAAAAAATTTGCTGAAAATATACCATATTTTGACTACAATACAATTCATGAACAGTGGTGGTCTAAAATCCATGAAGGACACACCAATGTCACTTGGCCTGAAAATCCATCCTATTATGCACTTAGCTCTGGTACTACCGGAAAAACCAGTAAATACATTCCTGTAACCCAAGCCATGGTTGAAAGCATAAAATCCACTGGAATTGCACAAATATTGGCTTTAAGTAATTTTAATTTGCCCGCTTCTTTCTTCGAAAAAAGCATATTAATGCTGGGTAGCTCTACAGATTTAGTCAAAAAAGAAGAACATTTAGAAGGTGAGATTAGCGGTATAAGTGCTCGTAATATTCCCTCGTGGTTTAGAGGCTATTACAAACCCGGAGAAGATATTGCCCAAATTAAAGATTGGGATACGCGTATTCATCAAATTGCGCAACACGCCAAAGATTGGGACATAGGTGCCTTAAGCGGCATTCCTCCATGGATTGAGCTTATGTTGGCTGAAGTTATTTTTTATAACAAAGCAAAGAACATTCATGAGATTTGGCCAAATTTAGAAGTATATACTTCTGGTGGCGTGGCATTTGGTCCTTATGAAAAAAGTTTTAATGCCTTACTGGGTAGACCCATTACCGTTATTGATACCTATTTGGCTTCTGAAGGTTTTATTGCTTTCCAAACCAGACCCGAAACCGATGCTATGCAATTAGCAACAAATCATAGTATTTATTTTGAATTTGTTCCTTTTTCACCAGATTATATAACTGAAGAGGGCTCACTAAAACCTCATGCTCCCGCCCTTACCATTGATGATGTGGAATTAAACAAAGAGTATGTATTAGTAATAAGCACGGTTGCGGGTGCATGGCGTTATGTTATTGGAGATACTATTGAATTTACGGACATTGAAAGAGCAGAAATTAAAATAACGGGGCGAACAAAATTTTTTTTAAACACCGTAGGGTCTCAGCTTTCTGTTAACAAACTTGATGATGCCATTAAATATCTTGAAGAAAGCTTTGATATTGAAATAAAGGAATATACGATATGTGCAAAACGCTATGACGGTGAATTTTACCATAGTTGGTATTTGGGCACAGTTGAAGACATTAAGCCTGATTTATTAGCTAAATCATTAGATGATTATCTAAAAGAAGCTAATAAAAATTATGGTGTGGCACGTTCTAAAGCATTAAAAGGCGTGAAAGTAAAAACCGTTCCATCGGCTATTTTTTATGAATGGAATGCTGTAAATAAAAAGAAAGGTGGGCAAGTTAAAATGGAGCGTGTTATGTCCGAAGAAAAATTTACTGAATGGGAATTATTTGTAGAAAACAATTGA
- a CDS encoding type 1 glutamine amidotransferase domain-containing protein, giving the protein MKLQNKKIAILATDGFEKSELFEPLNALKEQGARVDIISIKEGEIKSWDNKNWGETIQVDKLVKNTNASDYHALVLPGGVMNPDSLRVNEDALSFIRKFFKEGKPVAAICHAPWLLISAKVIENRTVTSYHSIKDDVINARANWKYQEVVVDSGLITSRSPEDLPAFINKIIEEVVEGRHEKQVFNA; this is encoded by the coding sequence ATGAAATTACAAAACAAAAAAATCGCCATATTAGCTACGGATGGATTTGAGAAGTCTGAATTATTCGAGCCCTTAAATGCCCTGAAAGAACAAGGCGCCCGAGTAGATATCATTTCTATAAAAGAAGGTGAGATTAAAAGTTGGGATAATAAAAATTGGGGAGAGACCATACAAGTAGATAAATTAGTAAAAAACACTAATGCATCAGACTATCATGCGCTCGTATTGCCTGGAGGTGTCATGAATCCAGATTCCTTGCGGGTTAATGAAGATGCTTTGTCATTTATAAGGAAATTCTTTAAAGAAGGAAAACCTGTAGCCGCCATTTGTCATGCGCCGTGGCTGTTAATTAGTGCCAAAGTTATAGAAAACAGAACAGTCACGTCATATCACAGCATAAAAGATGATGTTATTAATGCGCGTGCAAATTGGAAATACCAAGAGGTCGTTGTAGATTCTGGATTGATAACAAGTAGAAGCCCTGAAGATTTGCCTGCTTTTATAAATAAAATTATTGAAGAGGTTGTTGAAGGTAGACATGAAAAACAAGTTTTTAATGCTTAA
- a CDS encoding DUF6660 family protein: protein MKILAFILSIYIFALNLAPCEDNVTFDNDANTEASQDIGDNHQHQHQDADLCSPFCHCHCCPIYTTDFAIADYTIATVTISSEVFFYCNGLEKDFNSSILQPPQV from the coding sequence ATGAAAATATTAGCATTTATATTATCGATCTATATCTTCGCGCTTAATTTAGCACCTTGTGAAGACAACGTTACGTTTGATAATGACGCTAACACAGAAGCTTCACAAGATATTGGGGACAATCATCAACATCAACACCAAGATGCAGACCTATGCTCGCCTTTCTGCCATTGCCACTGCTGCCCTATATATACTACAGACTTTGCTATTGCAGATTACACCATAGCAACAGTGACTATTTCTTCAGAAGTATTTTTTTATTGTAACGGATTAGAAAAAGATTTCAATTCGTCTATTTTACAACCACCACAAGTTTAA